A portion of the Oryzias melastigma strain HK-1 linkage group LG1, ASM292280v2, whole genome shotgun sequence genome contains these proteins:
- the lyl1 gene encoding mucin-5AC, with the protein MHLILRPTVENEHMSLSKKNLRNTKAGKRTSSAQRHVTTMMEKLNSTGPSASPPNLPRPSSSSPPSSSTSSPSTEQPSPLDAVKSPPSAHKIRCMDALTTPLTPIALTTGQTNHKTDTPEPANMEMDEEGIWSKSTTGAAASTNMSPTLSSPPPLLPAPTKTSPCLLTTPTTSAALPLSSSSSTLLQHIPVISLSHSKPPLPLPSTALTALHPIPNLLHGDLHSRQQTCLPMLSPAASGLPGGPSSTSPGLLLPQQYIPAPPFLTSSYLGQSGGSYGVINNSRIKRRPSSQYEMEISDCPPQKLARRVFTNSRERWRQQNVNGAFSELRKLIPTHPPDKKLSKNEILRLAVKYIDFLVTLLNDQAQGKGGDSAEGGTEDERPAAGMDSSKQKPLFQTDASPEAAHAAAVSNHRDSADSVIALANSPATSSCYGDTDSEESFGTKTSMVTNSILGKVKSQIRMVAATNDER; encoded by the exons atgcATCTAATTTTAAGGCCGACTGTTGAAAATGAACATATGAGTTTATCTAAAAAGAACCTGAGAAACACAAAGGCTGGGAAGAGGACTAGCTCGGCACAGAGACACGTCACAACCATGATGGAGAAACTCAACTCCACAGGACCCTCTGCCTCACCTCCAAACCTACCTcgtccctcctcttcctccccacCTTCATCCTCCACCTCCTCACCATCCACAGAGCAGCCCAGCCCGCTGGATGCTGTCAAAAGCCCACCTTCTGCTCACAAAATCAGGTGCATGGATGCTCTCACCACCCCTTTGACTCCCATCGCCCTGACAACAGGGCAAACCAATCACAAGACAGACACACCTGAACCTGCCAACATGGAGATGGATGAGGAAGGTATCTGGTCAAAGAGCACAACTGGGGCAGCCGCATCAACAAACATGTCACCCACCCTTTCCTCCCCGCCTCCCCTCCTCCCGGCACCCACCAAGACGTCCCCTTGCCTCCTAACAACTCCAACCACCTCTGCAGCCCTGCCTTTGTCCTCATCCTCCTCAACTCTTCTTCAGCACATTCCCGTCATCAGCCTCAGCCACAGCAAGCCTCCGCTCCCTCTACCAAGCACTGCGTTGACCGCCCTCCACCCAATTCCCAATCTGCTGCATGGGGACCTGCACAGCCGCCAGCAGACCTGTTTGCCCATGCTCAGCCCGGCAGCTTCTGGATTACCTGGAGGCCCCTCCTCTACTTCTCCTGGGCTTCTGCTGCCTCAGCAGTACATCCCTGCACCTCCATTCCTAACCAG ttCTTACCTGGGACAATCAGGTGGAAGCTATGGTGTCATCAACAACAGTCGCATCAAGAGGAGGCCGTCATCCCAATATGAGATGGAGATCTCGGATT GCCCTCCTCAGAAACTGGCCCGCCGCGTCTTCACCAACAGCCGTGAGCGCTGGCGCCAGCAGAATGTGAACGGAGCGTTTTCGGAGCTGAGAAAATTAATCCCCACACACCCACCCGACAAGAAGCTcagcaaaaatgaaatcctGCGTCTGGCTGTGAAGTACATCGACTTTTTAGTCACCCTGCTCAATGACCAGGCCCAGGGCAAGGGTGGGGACTCCGCGGAGGGGGGGACAGAGGACGAGAGGCCTGCTGCTGGGATGGACAGCAGCAAGCAGAAGCCTCTTTTCCAGACCGACGCTTCACCAGAAGCGGCCCACGCGGCCGCCGTGTCGAACCACAGAGACTCCGCAGACTCGGTCATCGCCCTGGCTAATTCCCCGGCAACCTCCAGTTGCTATGGCGACACAGATAGTGAGGAAAGCTTTGGGACCAAGACGTCTATGGTGACCAACAGCATTCTAGGAAAGGTCAAAAGTCAAATAAGGATGGTGGCAGCCACTAATGATGAGCGGTGA